A part of Cannabis sativa cultivar Pink pepper isolate KNU-18-1 chromosome 6, ASM2916894v1, whole genome shotgun sequence genomic DNA contains:
- the LOC133038951 gene encoding ferredoxin--NADP reductase, root isozyme 1, chloroplastic-like isoform X2, translated as MALILSRNSKLLNWSKQISIMACDLYQEPRRIIRWSESDPTNSSTDNIGKNDDNPYHKATIVSVEKISDHSSKDDTYHIVFDHNGQFTNRYLEGQYFGVMPSAKNVSKQGDAKKLRYYFGACSRYGENFDNTTTSLCVRLVPNRTSEFLCKLNPGDEIQVTGPTGHAMLLGDRNPYTTHIFTTFETGIAPFRAHVGRLFNKNNHEQKYYGKVLLFHIVSSNGSILYKEEFEQYQKDYPSNFHYIVIKKNIHHFRMINRVKCLFRDPEIFGDHSRDVFNLLHNKRNAYIYLAGPREMAIPIENTLKNVAKKEGDDWRKTLERLKHNEQWRVQVF; from the exons ATGGCTCTCATCCTCTCTCGG AATAGTAAGCTGCTAAACTGGTCTAAGCAAATATCCATAATGGCGTGTGATCTTTACCag GAACCAAGAAGAATAATTAGGTGGAGTGAAAGTGATCCCACAAATTCATCCACAGATAATATTGGTAAAAATGATGATAATCCTTATCATAAAGCCACCATTGTTTCAGTTGAGAAGATTTCTGATCATTCATCAAAAGATGACACTTATCATATTGTATTTGATCATAATGGCCAATTTACCAATCGATACTTGGAAGGACAATATTTTGGTGTCATGCCCTCA GCCAAAAATGTTTCTAAACAAGGCGACGCCAAAAAGCTTCGTTACTATTTTGGCGCGTGTTCTAGGTATGGAGAAAATTTCGACAACACAACAACTAGCTTATGTGTGCGTCTAGTCCCTAATAGAACTAGCGAGTTTCTATGCAAATTAAACCCCGGAGATGAAATTCAAGTTACAG GTCCTACTGGTCATGCAATGCTTTTGGGAGATCGAAACCCTTACACTACACACATATTTACGACGTTTGAAACTGGCATTGCTCCATTTAGAGCTCATGTCGGTCGtcttttcaataaaaataatcatGAACAAAAATATTACGGGAAGGTTTTGTTATTTCATATAGTGTCTAGTAATGGTAGTATTTTATACAAAGAGGAATTTGAGCAATATCAAAAGGACTACCCTAGCAACTTTCACTacatagtaataaaaaaaaatatacatcatTTTAGGATGATCAACAgagttaaatgtttatttagaGATCCCGAAATTTTTGGAGATCACTCTAGAGATGTGTTTAATTTGTTGCATAATAAAAGAAATGCATACATATACCTAGCTGGGCCGAGAGAAATGGCAATTCCAATCGAAAATACTTTAAAGAATGTTGCGAAGAAAGAAGGAGACGATTGGAGAAAAACATTAGAAAGATTGAAACATAATGAGCAATGGCGTGTTCAAGTCTTCTAA
- the LOC133038951 gene encoding ferredoxin--NADP reductase, root isozyme 1, chloroplastic-like isoform X1, with protein sequence MALILSRALCGLKLPQMYGHATFCMERVLTPNNNTFLINNSKLLNWSKQISIMACDLYQEPRRIIRWSESDPTNSSTDNIGKNDDNPYHKATIVSVEKISDHSSKDDTYHIVFDHNGQFTNRYLEGQYFGVMPSAKNVSKQGDAKKLRYYFGACSRYGENFDNTTTSLCVRLVPNRTSEFLCKLNPGDEIQVTGPTGHAMLLGDRNPYTTHIFTTFETGIAPFRAHVGRLFNKNNHEQKYYGKVLLFHIVSSNGSILYKEEFEQYQKDYPSNFHYIVIKKNIHHFRMINRVKCLFRDPEIFGDHSRDVFNLLHNKRNAYIYLAGPREMAIPIENTLKNVAKKEGDDWRKTLERLKHNEQWRVQVF encoded by the exons ATGGCTCTCATCCTCTCTCGG GCCTTGTGTGGATTGAAATTACCACAGATGTACGGACATGCAACATTTTGCATGGAAAGAGTCCTCACTCCTAACAATAACACTTTCCTCATAAAT AATAGTAAGCTGCTAAACTGGTCTAAGCAAATATCCATAATGGCGTGTGATCTTTACCag GAACCAAGAAGAATAATTAGGTGGAGTGAAAGTGATCCCACAAATTCATCCACAGATAATATTGGTAAAAATGATGATAATCCTTATCATAAAGCCACCATTGTTTCAGTTGAGAAGATTTCTGATCATTCATCAAAAGATGACACTTATCATATTGTATTTGATCATAATGGCCAATTTACCAATCGATACTTGGAAGGACAATATTTTGGTGTCATGCCCTCA GCCAAAAATGTTTCTAAACAAGGCGACGCCAAAAAGCTTCGTTACTATTTTGGCGCGTGTTCTAGGTATGGAGAAAATTTCGACAACACAACAACTAGCTTATGTGTGCGTCTAGTCCCTAATAGAACTAGCGAGTTTCTATGCAAATTAAACCCCGGAGATGAAATTCAAGTTACAG GTCCTACTGGTCATGCAATGCTTTTGGGAGATCGAAACCCTTACACTACACACATATTTACGACGTTTGAAACTGGCATTGCTCCATTTAGAGCTCATGTCGGTCGtcttttcaataaaaataatcatGAACAAAAATATTACGGGAAGGTTTTGTTATTTCATATAGTGTCTAGTAATGGTAGTATTTTATACAAAGAGGAATTTGAGCAATATCAAAAGGACTACCCTAGCAACTTTCACTacatagtaataaaaaaaaatatacatcatTTTAGGATGATCAACAgagttaaatgtttatttagaGATCCCGAAATTTTTGGAGATCACTCTAGAGATGTGTTTAATTTGTTGCATAATAAAAGAAATGCATACATATACCTAGCTGGGCCGAGAGAAATGGCAATTCCAATCGAAAATACTTTAAAGAATGTTGCGAAGAAAGAAGGAGACGATTGGAGAAAAACATTAGAAAGATTGAAACATAATGAGCAATGGCGTGTTCAAGTCTTCTAA
- the LOC133038951 gene encoding ferredoxin--NADP reductase, root isozyme 1, chloroplastic-like isoform X3: protein MACDLYQEPRRIIRWSESDPTNSSTDNIGKNDDNPYHKATIVSVEKISDHSSKDDTYHIVFDHNGQFTNRYLEGQYFGVMPSAKNVSKQGDAKKLRYYFGACSRYGENFDNTTTSLCVRLVPNRTSEFLCKLNPGDEIQVTGPTGHAMLLGDRNPYTTHIFTTFETGIAPFRAHVGRLFNKNNHEQKYYGKVLLFHIVSSNGSILYKEEFEQYQKDYPSNFHYIVIKKNIHHFRMINRVKCLFRDPEIFGDHSRDVFNLLHNKRNAYIYLAGPREMAIPIENTLKNVAKKEGDDWRKTLERLKHNEQWRVQVF, encoded by the exons ATGGCGTGTGATCTTTACCag GAACCAAGAAGAATAATTAGGTGGAGTGAAAGTGATCCCACAAATTCATCCACAGATAATATTGGTAAAAATGATGATAATCCTTATCATAAAGCCACCATTGTTTCAGTTGAGAAGATTTCTGATCATTCATCAAAAGATGACACTTATCATATTGTATTTGATCATAATGGCCAATTTACCAATCGATACTTGGAAGGACAATATTTTGGTGTCATGCCCTCA GCCAAAAATGTTTCTAAACAAGGCGACGCCAAAAAGCTTCGTTACTATTTTGGCGCGTGTTCTAGGTATGGAGAAAATTTCGACAACACAACAACTAGCTTATGTGTGCGTCTAGTCCCTAATAGAACTAGCGAGTTTCTATGCAAATTAAACCCCGGAGATGAAATTCAAGTTACAG GTCCTACTGGTCATGCAATGCTTTTGGGAGATCGAAACCCTTACACTACACACATATTTACGACGTTTGAAACTGGCATTGCTCCATTTAGAGCTCATGTCGGTCGtcttttcaataaaaataatcatGAACAAAAATATTACGGGAAGGTTTTGTTATTTCATATAGTGTCTAGTAATGGTAGTATTTTATACAAAGAGGAATTTGAGCAATATCAAAAGGACTACCCTAGCAACTTTCACTacatagtaataaaaaaaaatatacatcatTTTAGGATGATCAACAgagttaaatgtttatttagaGATCCCGAAATTTTTGGAGATCACTCTAGAGATGTGTTTAATTTGTTGCATAATAAAAGAAATGCATACATATACCTAGCTGGGCCGAGAGAAATGGCAATTCCAATCGAAAATACTTTAAAGAATGTTGCGAAGAAAGAAGGAGACGATTGGAGAAAAACATTAGAAAGATTGAAACATAATGAGCAATGGCGTGTTCAAGTCTTCTAA